Proteins encoded within one genomic window of Natator depressus isolate rNatDep1 chromosome 1, rNatDep2.hap1, whole genome shotgun sequence:
- the LOC141980944 gene encoding olfactory receptor 52P1-like, with the protein MSDSNSTDFTNPSTFILLGIPGLEAAHVWISIPFCAMYAIAILGSFTILFIVKREPSLHGPLYYFLCMLVITDLVPSTAILPKMLSIFWFNSREINFSACLTQMYFILSFSVIQSGILVAMAFDRYVAICDPLRHSTTLTNPVVVKIGLAMVLRGVMIVLPYPFLVRRWPYCRTNIIPYTFCKHIAVVKLACADIRISSYYSLSVAFLVTGVDVFCIAVSYIQILRAIFSLPTKDARLKTFGTCGSHLCVILASYTPHLFSALTQRFGHNVALHFHVLMDNVYLLVPPMINPIVYGVRTQQIRDRLLQLFTQKGT; encoded by the coding sequence atgtcagattccaactcaactgacttcaccaacccctccaccttcatcctgctgggcattcctggcctggaggcagcccatgtctggatctccatccccttctgtgcCATGTACGCCATAGCCATCCTGGGGAGCTTCACCATCCTGTTCATCGTGAAGAGGGAGCCCAGCCTCCATGGGCCcttgtactatttcctctgcatgctggtcATCACTGACCTGGTCCCGTCTACGGCCATCCTacccaaaatgctgagcatcttctggttcaattccagggagatcaatttcagtgcctgcctcacccagatgtacttcATTCTCAGCTTCTCTGTGATACAGTCTGGGATCCTCGTGGCCATGGCTTTTGATCGCTATGTGGCCATCTGcgatcccctgagacattccaccaCTCTGACAAACCCTGTGGTGGTCAAAATTGGCCTGGCCATGGTGCTGCGTGGCGTCATGATCGTATTGCCCTATCCCTTCCTGGTGAGGAggtggccatattgcagaaccaacatcattCCCTACACATTCTGCAAGCACATAGCTGTGGTGAAGCTGGCCTGTGCCGACATCCGCATCAGTAGTTACTACAGCCTCTCTGTGGCTTTCTTGGTGACTGGTGTGGATGTGTTTTGTATCGCTGTGTCCTATAtccagatcctcagggccatcttcagcctcccaACAAAGGATGCCCGCCTCAAGACTTTTGGGACCTGCGGCTCCCACCTCTGTGTCATCTTAGCCTCTTACACCCCGCATCTCTTCTCTGCCCTCACGCAACGGTTTGggcacaatgtggccctgcaTTTCCATGTTCTCATGGACAATGTGTATCTCCTGGTGCCCCCCATGATAAACCCCATCGTCTATGGGGTGAGGACCCAACAGATCCGGGATAGGCTACTCCAGCTCTTTACTCAGAAAGGGACCTAA